From one Triticum urartu cultivar G1812 chromosome 3, Tu2.1, whole genome shotgun sequence genomic stretch:
- the LOC125547896 gene encoding uncharacterized protein LOC125547896 isoform X2, protein MGSPTPPPPPTPSSRARASCYSLRLHRRRAVAGLRRRPPRGEMKLMYFLMDGEGEEQRCRAEELRLEVSELEAVLAKEERLSRVLRCSLQAGRLDAAAACRCCFSANLVPAKIRGLLAELAIVEDEIFYLEKKVDDLRTRLLRERNWTHHCILQQQQQQRQRQQDWPPGRHSVGRRELHGGEQLPRLPGPGGGDGGGLERESKASAGSVSSQGEETDQSRRSSHSFENLRPPERKICSSSPNKLSEELIKLTVTIFHKLSRTTNHAESELELSSAPKLNITSCIGSSRSLAPKLSSSSSSSDRAAPSPIRSVKSRAAAAPECGGDEGDAAGPCNRFVEFTRSSFDSSRVPVCLADIKNLRVLMNKLCTVDPSFLTNKQKLAFWLNIYNFCVMHAFLQHGLPPSPDKLLALLNQASVNVGGRVLSVLSIERLFLRHPPAEGNRQGMMMEEGERDMQLCYGLGYPEPNVVFALCRGSRSSPPVRVYTAEEVSSELEAAKVEYLERCVRVAGARRKKTKSKAAAAAATIVLPKLLHWHMRCFADDVESLLEWVHSQLPRATRAPELKRAIRELLHRGRPPAPEKMVEIEPYDADFRYLLPLVA, encoded by the exons ATGGGgtcgccgacgccgccgccgccaccgacgccatcatcacgggcCAGGGCCAGCTGTTACTCGCTGCGCCTCCACCGGAGGCGGGCGGTGGCGGGTTTAAGAAGGAGGCCGCCGCGGGGCGAGATGAAGCTCATGTACTTCCTGATGGACGGCGAGGGGGAGGAGCAGCGGTGCCGGGCGGAGGAGCTCCGGCTGGAGGTGTCGGAGCTGGAGGCCGTGCTGGCCAAGGAGGAGCGCCTCAGCCGGGTCCTCCGCTGCTCGCTCCAGGCCGGCCGCCTGgatgccgccgccgcctgccgctgCTGCTTCTCCGCCAACCTCGTCCCAGCCAAG ATCAGGGGGCTCCTCGCGGAGCTGGCGATCGTGGAGGACGAGATATTCTACCTCGAGAAGAAGGTCGACGACCTGCGGACGCGCCTCCTCCGGGAGCGCAACTGGACACATCACTGCATTcttcagcagcagcagcagcagcggcagcgACAGCAGGATTGGCCGCCGGGCCGGCACTCCGTTGGCCGGAGGGAGCTCCATGGCGGCGAGCAGCTCCCAAGGCTGCCTGGTCCAGGCGGCGGCGATGGAGGAGGTCTCGAGCGTGAGAGCAAGGCCTCTGCTGGGTCTGTCTCTTCACAAG GCGAGGAGACTGATCAGAGCAGAAGAAGCAGCCACTCTTTCGAAAATCTTAGGCCTCCAGAAAGGAAAATCTGCTCGAGCAGTCCAAACAAGCTTTCGGAGGAGCTCATCAAGCTTACGGTGACCATCTTCCACAAGCTGAGCAGGACAACCAATCATGCAGAATCAGAGCTGGAGCTGAGCAGCGCGCCGAAGCTCAACATCACGTCCTGCATTGGCTCCTCCAGAAGCCTCGCCCCCAAgctgtcgtcgtcgtcgtcgtcgagcGACCGTGCGGCGCCGTCGCCCATCCGCTCCGTCAAGAGCCGTGCGGCAGCGGCCCCGGAGTGCGGCGGCGACGAAGGGGATGCGGCCGGCCCGTGCAATAGGTTCGTCGAGTTCACCCGGAGCTCGTTCGACTCCAGCCGCGTGCCGGTGTGCCTCGCTGACATCAAGAACTTGAG AGTGCTGATGAACAAGCTGTGCACCGTGGATCCGAGCTTCCTGACCAACAAGCAGAAGCTGGCCTTCTGGCTCAACATCTACAACTTCTGCGTGATGCAT GCATTTCTTCAGCACGGTCTGCCTCCATCGCCGGACAAGCTGCTGGCCCTGCTGAATCAGGCTTCAGTGAATGTGGGAGGAAGGGTGCTGAGCGTCCTGTCGATCGAGCGTCTGTTCCTCAGGCACCCCCCTGCAGAAGGCAACAGGCAG GGGATGATGatggaggaaggggagagggacATGCAGCTCTGCTACGGGCTAGGGTACCCTGAGCCCAACGTCGTCTTCGCGCTCTGCAGGGGCAGCCGCTCCTCGCCACCC GTCCGGGTGTACACGGCGGAGGAGGTGTCGAGCGAGCtggaggcggccaaggtggagTACCTGGAGCGGTGCGTCCGCGTTgccggcgcgaggaggaagaagacgaagtcgaaggccgcggcggcggcggcgacgatcGTGCTGCCGAAGCTGCTGCACTGGCACATGCGGTGCTTCGCCGACGACGTGGAGTCGCTGCTGGAGTGGGTCCACAGCCAGCTCCCGCGCGCCACCAGGGCGCCCGAGCTCAAGAGGGCCATCAGGGAACTCCTCCA
- the LOC125547896 gene encoding uncharacterized protein LOC125547896 isoform X1 yields the protein MGSPTPPPPPTPSSRARASCYSLRLHRRRAVAGLRRRPPRGEMKLMYFLMDGEGEEQRCRAEELRLEVSELEAVLAKEERLSRVLRCSLQAGRLDAAAACRCCFSANLVPAKIRGLLAELAIVEDEIFYLEKKVDDLRTRLLRERNWTHHCILQQQQQQRQRQQDWPPGRHSVGRRELHGGEQLPRLPGPGGGDGGGLERESKASAGSVSSQGEETDQSRRSSHSFENLRPPERKICSSSPNKLSEELIKLTVTIFHKLSRTTNHAESELELSSAPKLNITSCIGSSRSLAPKLSSSSSSSDRAAPSPIRSVKSRAAAAPECGGDEGDAAGPCNRFVEFTRSSFDSSRVPVCLADIKNLRVLMNKLCTVDPSFLTNKQKLAFWLNIYNFCVMHAFLQHGLPPSPDKLLALLNQASVNVGGRVLSVLSIERLFLRHPPAEGNRQGMMMEEGERDMQLCYGLGYPEPNVVFALCRGSRSSPPCRSGCTRRRRCRASWRRPRWSTWSGASALPARGGRRRSRRPRRRRRRSCCRSCCTGTCGASPTTWSRCWSGSTASSRAPPGRPSSRGPSGNSSTAAGLRRRRRWWRSSLTTPTSDTYCPSSPECIYCRAECIVVRIRLHIYGVVLSPTTYVRVAACS from the exons ATGGGgtcgccgacgccgccgccgccaccgacgccatcatcacgggcCAGGGCCAGCTGTTACTCGCTGCGCCTCCACCGGAGGCGGGCGGTGGCGGGTTTAAGAAGGAGGCCGCCGCGGGGCGAGATGAAGCTCATGTACTTCCTGATGGACGGCGAGGGGGAGGAGCAGCGGTGCCGGGCGGAGGAGCTCCGGCTGGAGGTGTCGGAGCTGGAGGCCGTGCTGGCCAAGGAGGAGCGCCTCAGCCGGGTCCTCCGCTGCTCGCTCCAGGCCGGCCGCCTGgatgccgccgccgcctgccgctgCTGCTTCTCCGCCAACCTCGTCCCAGCCAAG ATCAGGGGGCTCCTCGCGGAGCTGGCGATCGTGGAGGACGAGATATTCTACCTCGAGAAGAAGGTCGACGACCTGCGGACGCGCCTCCTCCGGGAGCGCAACTGGACACATCACTGCATTcttcagcagcagcagcagcagcggcagcgACAGCAGGATTGGCCGCCGGGCCGGCACTCCGTTGGCCGGAGGGAGCTCCATGGCGGCGAGCAGCTCCCAAGGCTGCCTGGTCCAGGCGGCGGCGATGGAGGAGGTCTCGAGCGTGAGAGCAAGGCCTCTGCTGGGTCTGTCTCTTCACAAG GCGAGGAGACTGATCAGAGCAGAAGAAGCAGCCACTCTTTCGAAAATCTTAGGCCTCCAGAAAGGAAAATCTGCTCGAGCAGTCCAAACAAGCTTTCGGAGGAGCTCATCAAGCTTACGGTGACCATCTTCCACAAGCTGAGCAGGACAACCAATCATGCAGAATCAGAGCTGGAGCTGAGCAGCGCGCCGAAGCTCAACATCACGTCCTGCATTGGCTCCTCCAGAAGCCTCGCCCCCAAgctgtcgtcgtcgtcgtcgtcgagcGACCGTGCGGCGCCGTCGCCCATCCGCTCCGTCAAGAGCCGTGCGGCAGCGGCCCCGGAGTGCGGCGGCGACGAAGGGGATGCGGCCGGCCCGTGCAATAGGTTCGTCGAGTTCACCCGGAGCTCGTTCGACTCCAGCCGCGTGCCGGTGTGCCTCGCTGACATCAAGAACTTGAG AGTGCTGATGAACAAGCTGTGCACCGTGGATCCGAGCTTCCTGACCAACAAGCAGAAGCTGGCCTTCTGGCTCAACATCTACAACTTCTGCGTGATGCAT GCATTTCTTCAGCACGGTCTGCCTCCATCGCCGGACAAGCTGCTGGCCCTGCTGAATCAGGCTTCAGTGAATGTGGGAGGAAGGGTGCTGAGCGTCCTGTCGATCGAGCGTCTGTTCCTCAGGCACCCCCCTGCAGAAGGCAACAGGCAG GGGATGATGatggaggaaggggagagggacATGCAGCTCTGCTACGGGCTAGGGTACCCTGAGCCCAACGTCGTCTTCGCGCTCTGCAGGGGCAGCCGCTCCTCGCCACCC TGCAGGTCCGGGTGTACACGGCGGAGGAGGTGTCGAGCGAGCtggaggcggccaaggtggagTACCTGGAGCGGTGCGTCCGCGTTgccggcgcgaggaggaagaagacgaagtcgaaggccgcggcggcggcggcgacgatcGTGCTGCCGAAGCTGCTGCACTGGCACATGCGGTGCTTCGCCGACGACGTGGAGTCGCTGCTGGAGTGGGTCCACAGCCAGCTCCCGCGCGCCACCAGGGCGCCCGAGCTCAAGAGGGCCATCAGGGAACTCCTCCA